From Salvia splendens isolate huo1 chromosome 3, SspV2, whole genome shotgun sequence, a single genomic window includes:
- the LOC121794488 gene encoding uncharacterized protein LOC121794488 produces the protein MASRKRSMSHDSDVSHLYKELDEALCPICMDHPHNAVLLICSSHVKSCRSYICDTSYRHSNCLDRFKKLKEENVDNLSATSLASEGSHDSVLSGNLDLTVTTDHANHTNTRTSMVQIGMPQGDSGGQSTHNVNPSSGEEGRVWENLDIGEPNMEKSDEVSKLRCPLCRGKVLGWKVVEEARKHLNLKTRSCSHESCLFSGSYRELRRHARRVHPTVRPADVDPSRQRAWHRLEGQREYNDIVSAIRSAMPGAVVFGDYVVDGGDRLSGERDRNGGAGEGSRLLSTLFLFQMFGSLEPGAEPRGGRSRQLARHRRAAGTSSRRRYLWGENLLGHHNDDDDDDDQDHDTNLNIMSDLGDNAPPNPRRRRRLTHAESDEGQQ, from the coding sequence ATGGCTAGTAGGAAAAGAAGCATGTCACATGATTCAGATGTGTCTCATCTGTACAAGGAATTGGATGAAGCCTTATGTCCCATATGCATGGACCACCCCCACAATGCTGTTCTTCTCATTTGCAGTTCCCATGTTAAGAGTTGCCGCTCGTACATATGTGATACTAGCTATAGGCATTCAAATTGTTTGGATCGTTTTAAAAAACTGAAAGAGGAAAATGTAGACAACTTGTCTGCAACTAGTTTGGCATCTGAAGGTAGTCATGACTCTGTTTTGAGTGGGAATTTGGACCTGACAGTGACGACAGATCATGCAAATCACACAAACACACGAACTAGCATGGTACAGATTGGCATGCCTCAAGGAGATTCGGGTGGACAGAGCACCCACAATGTTAATCCGAGTTCTGGTGAAGAAGGAAGAGTTTGGGAAAACCTTGATATTGGGGAACCCAACATGGAGAAATCGGATGAGGTGTCAAAATTGAGATGCCCTCTATGCCGTGGGAAGGTTTTGGGGTGGAAAGTTGTTGAGGAGGCTAGAAAGCACCTGAACCTAAAGACTAGAAGCTGCTCTCATGAATCGTGTCTGTTCTCTGGTAGTTACAGGGAGCTGCGTAGGCATGCAAGAAGGGTTCATCCAACAGTGCGCCCAGCTGATGTCGATCCATCTAGACAGAGAGCCTGGCATCGCCTTGAAGGTCAGAGGGAGTACAATGATATTGTTAGTGCAATTCGTTCAGCCATGCCAGGGGCTGTTGTCTTTGGTGACTATGTGGTTGATGGTGGGGATAGGCTGTCAGGTGAAAGAGATAGAAATGGAGGTGCTGGTGAGGGTAGCCGGTTGTTGAGCACCTTATTCCTGTTTCAGATGTTTGGTTCACTGGAACCTGGCGCTGAACCAAGAGGTGGCCGGTCAAGACAGTTAGCAAGACATCGCCGAGCTGCTGGAACCTCTTCCAGACGTCGCTATCTCTGGGGTGAAAATCTATTGGGCCATCACAATGATGACGATGATGACGATGACCAGGATCATGATACAAACCTTAATATAATGAGTGATCTTGGTGATAATGCTCCTCCAAATCCAAGACGGCGTCGGAGGCTAACACATGCTGAGTCGGATGAAGGTCAACAATAG
- the LOC121794487 gene encoding 3-ketoacyl CoA thiolase 1, peroxisomal-like: protein MEKALNRQRVLLQHLQPTSYSRHNPESSLSQSICSAGDGGAYQRTTAFGDDIVIVAAYRTAICKAKRGGFKDTLPDDLLATVLKAVIDRTNLNPSEVGDIVVGTVLAPGSLRAIECRMAAFYAGFPDSVPLRTVNRQCSSGLQAVADVAAFIKAGYYDIGIAAGLESMSVDNVDRFKSDNPKKDIFTQARDCLLPMGITSENVAQRFGVTREEQDQAAVVSHHRAAAAIAAGKFKDEIVPVSTKIVDPKTGEAKPVVISVDDGVRPTTNMRDLAKLKPAFKSSGTTTAGNASQVSDGAGAVLLMKRSLAMQKGLPILGVFRSFAAVGVEPGVMGIGPAVAIPAAVKSAGLELKDIDLFEINEAFASQFVYCCKKLDLDTEKVNVNGGAMALGHPLGATGARCVATILNEMKRRGKDCRFGVISMCIGSGMGAAAVLERGDCVDDLTNARAASG from the exons atggagaAAGCACTTAACAGACAGAGAGTTCTGCTTCAGCATTTGCAACCCACTTCCTATTCTCGCCACAACCCTGAATCTTCTCTATCC CAATCCATATGTTCGGCGGGGGATGGTGGGGCCTATCAAAGAACAACTGCTTTTGGAGATGACATTGTTATCGTTGC CGCTTATCGAACTGCCATATGCAAAGCTAAGCGAGGGGGATTCAAGGATACCCTTCCAGATGATTTGCTTGCCACTGTACTGAAG GCGGTGATTGATAGAACAAATCTCAATCCTTCTGAAGTAGGAGATATAGTTGTAGGAACTGTCCTGGCTCCAGGTTCACTCAGAGCTATTGAGTGTCGGATGGCAGCTTTCTATGCTGGTTTTCCTG ATTCCGTACCTCTCAGAACAGTCAATAGACAATGTTCTTCTGGTCTCCAGGCTGTTGCTGATGTTGCTGCCTTCATAAAAGCGGGATATTATGATATAG GCATTGCTGCTGGATTGGAGTCTATGTCAGTAGACAATGTCGACAGGTTCAAGTCGGATAACCCAAAA AAAGACATTTTCACTCAAGCTCGTGACTGTCTCCTTCCAATGGGTATTACTTCTGAAAATGTTGCACAACGCTTTGGGGTAACTCGGGAAGAACAGGATCAAGCTGCT GTTGTCTCCCACCACCGAGCTGCAGCTGCAATTGCAGCTGGGAAATTTAAAGATGAAATAGTTCCAGTTTCTACTAAG ATTGTCGACCCTAAAACTGGTGAGGCAAAACCTGTTGTAATCTCGGTAGATGATGGGGTTCGACCAACCACAAACATGAGAGACCTGGCAAAGTTGAAGCCTGCATTCAAGAGCAGCGGAACTACAACAGCTG GAAATGCAAGTCAGGTGAGTGATGGTGCAGGAGCTGTTCTGTTGATGAAACGAAGTTTAGCTATGCAAAAGGGGCTTCCGATTCTTGGCGTATTTAG GAGTTTTGCTGCTGTGGGTGTGGAGCCTGGTGTCATGGGTATCGGCCCAGCTGTTGCTATCCCAGCCGCAGTCAAGTCAGCTGGTCTCGAACTGAAGGACATTGACTTGTTTGAGATAAATGAG GCGTTCGCTTCCCAGTTCGTATATTGCTGCAAAAAGCTAGACCTTGATACTGAAAAAGTAAATGTAAACGGAGGAGCAATGGCCCTTGGACATCCCCTGGGAGCTACAG GTGCTCGTTGTGTTGCTACAATACTTAATGAGATGAAACGTCGTGGCAAGGATTGTCGATTTGGTGTCATATCTATGTGCATAG GTTCAGGCATGGGTGCTGCTGCTGTGCTTGAAAGAGGGGATTGCGTCGACGACCTCACCAATGCACGCGCAGCCAGTGGATAA